A DNA window from Amycolatopsis sp. DSM 110486 contains the following coding sequences:
- a CDS encoding DUF4383 domain-containing protein gives MTSTKTAVRRGPRQLIAAVVGAVFLAVGVLGFIPGVTTHYDQLSWAGHDSGALLLGVFAVSVLHNIVHLAFGVAGLALSGTARGARGFLLGGGVIYLVLWLYGLIIDHGSAANFVPVNTSDDWLHLGLGVGMIVLGLIPLPKGTHL, from the coding sequence ATGACGTCAACGAAAACTGCGGTCCGGCGCGGTCCTCGACAGCTGATCGCGGCGGTTGTCGGAGCGGTCTTTCTGGCGGTCGGTGTGCTGGGGTTCATTCCGGGCGTCACCACCCATTACGACCAGCTCAGCTGGGCAGGGCACGACTCCGGAGCGCTGCTGCTCGGAGTCTTTGCCGTGTCCGTGCTGCACAACATCGTCCACCTCGCCTTCGGCGTGGCCGGGCTGGCGCTTTCGGGCACCGCCCGAGGCGCGCGCGGCTTCCTGCTCGGCGGCGGAGTCATCTATCTCGTGCTCTGGCTCTACGGTCTGATCATCGACCACGGCAGCGCGGCGAATTTCGTGCCCGTGAACACCTCCGATGACTGGCTGCACTTGGGGCTGGGCGTAGGCATGATCGTGCTCGGGCTCATTCCGCTCCCGAAAGGAACTCACCTATGA
- a CDS encoding manganese catalase family protein: MTLEAISLQFEAKPEKPDPVYAHKLQELIGGAFGEMTVTMQYLFQGWNCRVEGKYKDLIMDTATEEIGHVEMLATMVARLLEGAPATATAKAVKDPVMAAMIGGMDPQQAIVAGGGALPADSNGTPWNGKYIVASGNLLADFRANAAAKAQGRLQTARLYNMTDDPGVKAMLQFNLARDTVHQKQWLAAIEELEADGLESAIAPTALFDEENQEHNNTIWHLSDGPDGVKAGWSFVGEEIEYLKDPKPLGGPGTAPKPDPALFGTYAPVQDAVGTAKGKAKKLRNKAK; the protein is encoded by the coding sequence CTGACGCTGGAGGCGATTTCCCTTCAGTTCGAGGCCAAGCCGGAGAAGCCAGATCCGGTGTATGCGCACAAGCTGCAGGAACTTATCGGCGGCGCGTTCGGTGAGATGACCGTGACGATGCAGTACCTGTTCCAAGGGTGGAACTGCCGCGTCGAGGGCAAGTACAAGGATCTGATCATGGACACCGCGACCGAGGAGATCGGGCATGTCGAGATGCTCGCCACCATGGTTGCCCGGCTCCTGGAAGGTGCTCCCGCCACGGCCACGGCAAAAGCGGTGAAGGACCCTGTGATGGCCGCGATGATCGGGGGGATGGATCCGCAGCAGGCCATCGTTGCCGGTGGCGGCGCGCTGCCGGCCGACAGCAACGGCACCCCGTGGAACGGCAAGTACATCGTCGCCTCGGGCAACCTGCTGGCCGACTTCCGCGCCAACGCGGCCGCCAAAGCCCAAGGACGGCTGCAGACGGCACGGCTCTACAACATGACCGATGATCCAGGCGTGAAGGCCATGCTGCAGTTCAACCTCGCGCGCGACACTGTGCACCAGAAGCAGTGGCTCGCGGCGATCGAGGAACTGGAGGCCGACGGGTTGGAGAGCGCCATTGCTCCGACCGCTCTGTTCGACGAAGAAAACCAGGAGCACAACAACACCATCTGGCACCTGTCCGACGGCCCCGACGGCGTCAAGGCCGGCTGGAGCTTCGTGGGGGAGGAGATCGAGTACCTCAAGGATCCGAAGCCGCTCGGAGGGCCCGGCACTGCGCCAAAGCCGGATCCGGCGCTTTTCGGTACTTATGCGCCGGTGCAGGACGCCGTGGGCACGGCCAAGGGCAAAGCCAAGAAGCTCCGGAACAAGGCGAAATGA
- a CDS encoding hemerythrin domain-containing protein: MSTDAIVLLKDDHKTVEKLFKQFEKAGDKAYQEKRRVVDSIIEELTVHAYIEEEIFYPAAREAVPETADHVLESVQEHHVVVWMLSELTGLDAADETFDAKVTVLTENVRHHVGEEENDWFPQVRSAMGRKRLQELGQRMVDARAQAPKNPLKLHSATA, from the coding sequence GTGTCCACTGACGCGATCGTGTTGCTGAAGGACGACCACAAGACAGTCGAGAAGCTCTTCAAGCAGTTCGAAAAAGCGGGGGATAAGGCGTATCAGGAGAAGCGGCGGGTGGTCGACTCGATCATCGAAGAGTTGACTGTCCACGCCTACATCGAGGAAGAGATCTTCTACCCGGCTGCTCGGGAAGCCGTGCCGGAGACGGCGGATCATGTGCTGGAAAGCGTGCAGGAGCACCACGTTGTCGTCTGGATGCTGTCCGAGCTCACGGGCTTGGACGCCGCGGACGAGACGTTCGACGCGAAGGTCACCGTGCTCACCGAGAACGTCCGCCACCACGTGGGCGAGGAGGAGAACGACTGGTTTCCGCAGGTGCGCTCCGCGATGGGACGCAAACGCCTGCAGGAACTGGGGCAGCGCATGGTCGACGCGCGGGCACAGGCGCCGAAAAATCCACTGAAACTGCACAGCGCGACAGCCTGA
- a CDS encoding zinc-dependent alcohol dehydrogenase translates to MKAVTWHGKRDVRVDTVPDPKLEEPTDAIVRITSTGICGSDLHLYEVLGAFMTEGDILGHEPMGVVEEVGAGVTGIKPGDRVVVPFNISCGHCWMCERGLQSQCETTQVTSQGKGASLLGYTKLYGRVPGGQAEYLRVPQAQYGPIKVPDGPPDERFVYLSDVVPTAWQAVEYAEVPEGGSVVVFGLGPIGQMCCRIAKHRGAAQVIGVDLVPERLARAREHGATTLDLRDHKDIAESIRQLTGGRGADAVIDAVGMEAHGAPIGRLAQNLVALLPQQVGAKITEKAGIDRLSVLYAAIDSVRRGGTISLSGVYGGMVDPLPMMELFDKQIQLRMGQANVRHWIDDIMPVLTADGDPLGVEGFATHKLPLADAPRAYDIFQKKLEGAQKILLQPAA, encoded by the coding sequence ATGAAGGCAGTGACCTGGCATGGCAAGCGCGACGTCCGCGTGGACACCGTGCCCGATCCGAAGCTCGAGGAGCCGACGGACGCGATCGTGCGGATCACGTCCACCGGGATCTGCGGGTCGGATCTGCACCTGTACGAGGTACTTGGCGCGTTCATGACCGAGGGCGACATCCTGGGTCACGAGCCGATGGGCGTGGTGGAGGAGGTCGGCGCGGGCGTGACCGGGATCAAGCCCGGCGACCGTGTCGTCGTCCCCTTCAACATCTCGTGCGGCCATTGCTGGATGTGCGAACGCGGCCTGCAGTCGCAATGCGAGACCACGCAGGTGACGAGTCAGGGCAAGGGTGCGTCGCTGCTCGGCTACACGAAGCTGTACGGCCGGGTGCCGGGCGGGCAGGCGGAGTACCTGCGGGTGCCGCAGGCGCAGTACGGGCCGATCAAGGTCCCGGATGGCCCGCCGGACGAGCGGTTCGTCTACTTGTCCGACGTGGTCCCGACTGCGTGGCAGGCCGTCGAGTACGCGGAGGTGCCCGAAGGCGGTTCGGTCGTGGTGTTCGGGCTCGGGCCGATCGGGCAGATGTGCTGCCGCATCGCGAAGCACCGCGGGGCCGCTCAGGTGATCGGCGTCGACCTGGTGCCCGAGCGGCTCGCACGGGCCCGGGAGCACGGCGCCACCACCCTTGACCTCCGCGACCACAAGGACATTGCCGAGTCGATCCGGCAGCTCACCGGCGGGCGGGGCGCGGACGCGGTGATCGACGCCGTCGGCATGGAGGCCCACGGCGCGCCGATCGGCCGACTGGCGCAGAATCTCGTCGCTCTGTTGCCGCAGCAGGTCGGTGCGAAGATCACCGAGAAGGCGGGCATCGACCGCCTGAGCGTGCTGTACGCGGCGATCGACAGCGTCCGTCGTGGCGGCACGATCTCACTCTCGGGTGTGTACGGCGGGATGGTCGACCCGCTGCCGATGATGGAGCTGTTCGACAAGCAGATCCAGCTGCGCATGGGCCAGGCCAACGTTCGGCATTGGATCGACGACATCATGCCGGTCCTCACCGCCGACGGCGACCCGCTCGGTGTCGAGGGTTTCGCCACGCACAAGCTGCCGCTGGCCGACGCGCCGCGGGCGTACGACATCTTCCAGAAGAAGCTCGAGGGCGCACAGAAGATCCTGCTACAGCCGGCTGCCTAA
- a CDS encoding SDR family oxidoreductase, with translation MAEERLRPPQRQEPPGLTEDMDPRPRDTMADYEGRGLLAGKRALITGGDSGIGRAVAIAFAKEGADVAIAYLSEHEDAEYTAERVRAEGRECLLLPGDLAVAHQCREVVDQTVRHLHGLDILVNNAATQWPVDKPEDLTEEQWMHTFDVNMHSYFRVTAAALPHLREGAVVINTGSVNGLRGNKSLIDYSATKGAIHAWTMAMAQALADRGIRINCVAPGPVWTPLIPSTFPPEKVEKFGLQVPFERAAHPDDLAPSYVFLAANRLSSYYSGEVMAALGGETTPG, from the coding sequence ATGGCCGAAGAACGACTACGCCCGCCGCAGCGACAGGAACCCCCAGGCCTGACCGAGGACATGGACCCGCGGCCGCGAGACACGATGGCCGACTACGAGGGGCGCGGCCTGCTCGCCGGGAAACGGGCCCTGATCACCGGCGGGGACTCCGGGATCGGACGCGCCGTGGCGATCGCGTTCGCGAAGGAGGGCGCCGACGTCGCGATCGCGTACCTCAGCGAGCACGAGGACGCCGAGTACACCGCCGAGCGGGTTCGCGCCGAGGGCCGCGAATGCCTGTTGCTGCCGGGGGATCTGGCTGTCGCGCACCAGTGCCGCGAGGTCGTCGACCAGACTGTGCGCCACCTGCACGGGCTCGACATCCTGGTGAACAACGCCGCGACTCAGTGGCCTGTGGACAAACCCGAAGACCTGACCGAAGAACAGTGGATGCACACGTTCGACGTCAACATGCACAGCTACTTCCGGGTCACCGCGGCCGCACTGCCGCACCTACGCGAGGGCGCGGTCGTCATCAATACCGGTTCGGTGAACGGCCTTCGTGGCAACAAGTCCCTCATCGACTACTCCGCGACGAAGGGTGCGATACACGCGTGGACCATGGCTATGGCGCAGGCACTGGCCGATCGCGGCATCCGGATCAACTGCGTGGCGCCCGGCCCCGTGTGGACGCCGCTGATCCCGTCCACGTTCCCACCGGAGAAGGTCGAGAAGTTCGGGTTGCAGGTGCCGTTCGAGCGCGCCGCGCACCCGGACGACCTCGCGCCGTCCTACGTTTTTCTCGCCGCCAACCGGCTTTCCTCGTACTACAGCGGCGAAGTCATGGCAGCACTGGGCGGCGAGACGACACCGGGCTGA
- a CDS encoding ANTAR domain-containing protein, giving the protein MSTVESQPQRTSRSAPTPRHAPEDIDAMAVLAEENRQLRQALQSRGVIEQAKGVLMAQRCCGPDEAFAVLVKLSQDTNVKLCDVARAFLDEFLTTAPPNPQGGPTAST; this is encoded by the coding sequence ATGTCCACGGTGGAGTCACAGCCTCAGCGGACGAGCCGGTCGGCGCCGACCCCGCGGCACGCGCCCGAGGACATTGATGCCATGGCGGTACTCGCCGAGGAGAACCGACAGCTGCGTCAGGCGCTGCAGAGCCGAGGGGTGATCGAACAGGCCAAGGGTGTGCTGATGGCACAGCGCTGCTGCGGTCCGGACGAGGCGTTCGCCGTGCTCGTGAAGCTGTCCCAGGACACCAACGTCAAACTCTGCGACGTCGCACGCGCGTTCCTCGACGAGTTCCTCACCACCGCACCCCCGAACCCGCAAGGAGGCCCGACGGCCTCGACTTGA
- a CDS encoding DUF2188 domain-containing protein yields MKGSVGSYYGAGQWKTKVEGNQQASHTHGTKAEAVAGLGVGARAQRGAVRPRHGGQGSRSATPIRAAPIPARSQLTPLPALPSRGGSAVGQRHAGLVQVGEQVELQRLPGDCVS; encoded by the coding sequence GTGAAGGGTAGCGTCGGGAGTTATTACGGGGCCGGCCAGTGGAAGACCAAGGTCGAGGGGAACCAGCAGGCCTCGCACACGCACGGCACGAAAGCGGAGGCCGTGGCGGGGCTTGGAGTTGGCGCTCGAGCCCAGCGCGGAGCAGTTCGTCCGCGACATGGAGGGCAAGGATCGCGGAGCGCGACACCTATCCGCGCAGCGCCGATTCCCGCAAGATCCCAGCTGACACCCCTGCCGGCGTTGCCCAGCCGCGGCGGGTCAGCGGTCGGGCAACGCCACGCGGGTCTCGTGCAGGTCGGCGAGCAAGTCGAACTTCAGCGCCTTCCGGGCGATTGCGTGAGCTGA
- a CDS encoding MerR family transcriptional regulator, translated as MTPDQRKAPAPGSGGADKFDDDQYPAYTMGRAADMLGTTQNFLRSLDEAGLIEPQRSAGGHRRYSRHQLRIAARVRELVDEGTAIDAACRIISLEDQLHESQRQNTELRSNE; from the coding sequence ATGACTCCTGACCAACGCAAGGCCCCCGCACCCGGTTCGGGTGGGGCTGACAAGTTCGACGACGACCAATACCCCGCCTACACCATGGGCCGGGCCGCGGACATGCTCGGCACCACCCAGAACTTCTTGCGCAGCCTGGATGAAGCCGGCCTGATCGAGCCGCAGCGCTCCGCCGGCGGGCACCGCCGCTACTCCCGCCACCAGCTGCGCATCGCCGCGCGAGTGCGAGAACTCGTCGACGAGGGCACCGCCATCGACGCCGCCTGCCGCATCATCTCCCTCGAAGACCAACTCCACGAATCCCAGCGCCAGAACACCGAACTGCGTTCGAACGAGTAA
- a CDS encoding ANTAR domain-containing protein yields MAETFRAAARGVSPGERDILLRTVIAAVPEMVSGVVSVSLTCWDGGRFQTVAASDRVAVRLDEWQYAADRGPCVDAARQGRRTLISDLTDTGQGFAAAAGSTKVRSVLSIPLPQPADHAGLNCYAAGSATIAGGLAEARLDLFGRTAAALLGGHPSETVPTGARLEAALARRRELERACARLAKRDGITVDEALRALSAGAIHRGVTMTAVARELLRRDADE; encoded by the coding sequence TTGGCCGAGACGTTTCGGGCGGCGGCGCGTGGTGTGTCGCCGGGAGAGCGTGACATTCTCCTGCGTACGGTGATCGCCGCTGTTCCCGAGATGGTTTCGGGTGTGGTGTCCGTCAGTTTGACGTGCTGGGACGGTGGTCGGTTTCAGACCGTGGCGGCGAGCGACCGGGTGGCTGTGCGGCTCGACGAGTGGCAGTACGCGGCAGATCGCGGGCCGTGTGTGGACGCGGCCCGCCAAGGGCGCCGGACGCTCATCTCGGACCTCACGGACACGGGACAAGGGTTCGCCGCCGCGGCAGGGTCCACCAAGGTCCGCTCGGTGTTGTCGATTCCGCTTCCCCAGCCGGCCGACCATGCGGGGCTCAACTGCTACGCGGCCGGTAGCGCCACGATCGCGGGCGGATTGGCGGAGGCGCGGCTCGATCTGTTCGGCCGCACCGCGGCAGCCTTGCTTGGTGGGCATCCGTCCGAGACCGTTCCGACCGGCGCGCGGCTCGAGGCCGCGCTGGCGCGGCGAAGGGAGCTCGAGCGAGCCTGCGCGAGGCTGGCGAAGCGGGACGGAATCACCGTGGACGAGGCCCTGCGCGCCCTGTCGGCCGGGGCCATCCATCGAGGCGTGACGATGACGGCCGTGGCGCGCGAGTTGCTTCGGAGGGACGCCGATGAGTGA
- a CDS encoding ANTAR domain-containing protein: MSTWKSEDLEAGREDGNGALARELASLTRLLLDATTVGEALERVVEAAPVVIPGADLVSITLCAPDGQFNTPVRTEPVARELDQVQYDADEGPCVDIARHVAPGYALSDDLGQEPRWPTFAPAAAARGYHSVLSTALVPSSTDDGVSGAALNVYSNRAHAFSEESRDAALLLAAHASLALARTSALTRAELDRLNLERAIESRDVIGQAKGILMSRRGITADEAFDLLRRTSQDVNVKLAELARTLAERHTELDLPPHA; encoded by the coding sequence TTGTCGACCTGGAAAAGCGAGGACCTCGAAGCCGGACGGGAGGACGGCAACGGTGCCCTGGCCCGGGAGCTGGCGAGCCTCACCCGGCTGCTGCTCGACGCCACCACGGTCGGTGAAGCGCTGGAGCGGGTCGTCGAGGCCGCTCCCGTGGTGATTCCGGGCGCCGACCTGGTAAGCATCACGCTGTGTGCGCCTGACGGCCAGTTCAACACCCCCGTCCGCACCGAACCGGTTGCCCGCGAGCTGGACCAGGTGCAGTACGACGCCGATGAGGGTCCCTGCGTTGACATCGCCCGGCACGTGGCGCCCGGTTACGCGCTCAGCGACGACCTCGGCCAGGAGCCGCGCTGGCCGACGTTCGCACCGGCCGCGGCGGCGCGCGGCTACCACTCCGTGCTCTCCACCGCCCTGGTGCCGTCGTCAACGGACGACGGGGTGTCCGGCGCCGCACTGAACGTCTACTCGAACCGCGCGCACGCCTTCTCCGAGGAGTCACGCGACGCGGCGCTGCTCCTGGCCGCTCACGCATCTCTGGCGCTGGCACGAACCTCCGCCCTCACGCGGGCTGAGCTGGATCGGCTTAACCTGGAACGCGCCATCGAGAGCCGCGACGTCATCGGGCAGGCGAAGGGCATCTTGATGAGCCGCCGGGGGATCACCGCGGACGAGGCGTTCGACCTGCTGCGCCGTACCTCGCAGGACGTCAACGTGAAGCTGGCCGAGCTGGCCCGGACACTCGCGGAGCGCCACACGGAGCTCGATCTGCCGCCGCACGCCTGA
- a CDS encoding DUF6098 family protein — MRLPTVNGLADVARLFEAEGGDDLYVRWSRGPGTDLAEGERAQTSLDGLTGIRLLGLSANPLRREAWWRDRSVRFWLARRLYDYEHLRDLRGPGVRPWVLRGREIARGPDNEPLVVAAEPLAWVADAVLHEARCLVDEQGSRERGPMDRRAGR, encoded by the coding sequence ATGCGGTTGCCCACGGTGAACGGTCTGGCGGACGTGGCCCGGTTGTTCGAGGCCGAGGGTGGCGATGACCTGTATGTCCGCTGGTCTCGGGGACCCGGGACCGACCTCGCGGAAGGGGAGCGGGCGCAGACGAGTCTGGACGGTCTCACGGGGATCCGGTTGCTGGGGCTGTCGGCCAACCCGCTGCGGAGGGAGGCGTGGTGGCGGGACCGCTCGGTGCGGTTCTGGCTGGCGCGCCGGCTCTACGACTACGAGCACCTGCGTGACCTGCGTGGCCCTGGCGTGCGACCTTGGGTGTTGCGTGGCCGGGAGATCGCCCGCGGGCCAGACAACGAACCGCTGGTCGTCGCGGCCGAGCCGCTCGCCTGGGTCGCCGACGCGGTTCTGCACGAGGCCCGCTGCCTGGTCGACGAGCAGGGCTCGCGTGAGCGGGGGCCGATGGACCGGCGCGCCGGCCGCTGA
- a CDS encoding HSP18 transcriptional regulator, giving the protein MDEAGVMALVGQAVADARAAAANGEQLLAALSALHALRVTLAEWEPELITAARMAGVSWAALAPALGVASRQAAERRYLRLQPSTTGEATGEGRIDAQRDRRAGDRAVSEWARRNAVVLRQLAARITVAEGMSAAGRRAAAGVAQALAADDASALLEPLAAARRHLVAGHADLAGSVGDIGAESGRVRDRAISDRRRRTTGEGPAGGVLEGGSTPGTTE; this is encoded by the coding sequence ATGGACGAGGCGGGTGTCATGGCCCTCGTGGGCCAGGCGGTCGCGGACGCGCGTGCCGCTGCCGCGAATGGAGAACAGCTGCTCGCGGCGCTCAGCGCGCTGCACGCTCTGCGGGTGACGCTCGCCGAGTGGGAGCCGGAGCTCATCACCGCGGCGCGCATGGCCGGCGTGAGCTGGGCGGCCCTGGCGCCGGCGCTCGGGGTCGCGAGCCGGCAGGCGGCGGAACGACGCTACCTGCGGCTCCAGCCGTCCACGACGGGCGAGGCCACGGGCGAGGGCCGCATCGACGCCCAGCGCGACCGCCGGGCCGGCGACCGCGCCGTGTCCGAGTGGGCCCGGCGTAACGCCGTGGTCCTGCGCCAGCTCGCGGCGCGCATCACCGTGGCCGAAGGCATGTCCGCCGCCGGTCGGCGAGCCGCAGCGGGCGTCGCGCAGGCCCTGGCCGCCGACGACGCGTCGGCGCTGTTGGAACCGCTCGCGGCGGCCCGGCGACACCTCGTGGCCGGGCACGCCGACCTCGCCGGCAGCGTCGGCGACATCGGCGCGGAGAGCGGCCGGGTACGAGACCGGGCGATCTCCGACCGCCGACGCCGCACCACCGGCGAGGGTCCCGCCGGCGGCGTCCTGGAAGGAGGAAGCACCCCCGGAACGACGGAATGA
- a CDS encoding Hsp20/alpha crystallin family protein: MLMRTDPFREFDRLTQQLMGSASPGTWSRPAPMPMDAYRAGDEFVACFDLPGVDPDAVELEVERNVLTVKAERRPLPTGDDARLQVSERPYGVFSRQLLLGDGLDTTRISAAYEAGVLTVRIPVAETAQPRRITVSTGTAGADRKEITS; encoded by the coding sequence ATGTTGATGCGCACCGATCCGTTCCGCGAGTTCGACCGGCTCACGCAGCAGCTGATGGGCAGCGCGTCTCCCGGGACGTGGTCGCGGCCCGCCCCGATGCCAATGGACGCCTACCGAGCCGGCGACGAGTTCGTTGCCTGCTTCGACCTCCCCGGCGTCGATCCCGACGCGGTCGAGCTCGAAGTCGAACGCAACGTCCTGACCGTCAAGGCCGAGCGCCGCCCGCTGCCCACTGGCGACGACGCACGGCTGCAGGTCTCGGAGCGCCCCTACGGCGTGTTCTCCCGGCAGCTGCTGCTGGGAGATGGGCTCGACACCACGCGGATCTCGGCCGCGTACGAAGCCGGTGTGCTGACCGTGCGGATCCCGGTCGCCGAAACCGCACAGCCACGCCGGATCACCGTCTCCACCGGAACCGCCGGTGCGGACCGCAAAGAGATCACTTCCTGA
- a CDS encoding DUF6292 family protein, whose product MTASIDIPTGHHAAAPALTAYLRAVTAELGIGLESCTLDHASPLSAYLALDQRHPAYPNRDFALLWDEERGWAAAVETHSGEDLIVVRYLGGTVAPPPEHVARFAEAVLADDHTVGTPDPPRLRTAGRAEELIALLSGRVKP is encoded by the coding sequence GTGACCGCATCGATCGACATCCCGACCGGCCACCACGCCGCCGCCCCCGCCTTGACCGCCTATCTGCGAGCCGTGACAGCCGAACTCGGCATCGGGCTCGAGTCGTGCACGCTGGACCACGCCTCACCGCTGTCGGCCTACCTCGCGCTCGACCAGCGGCACCCGGCGTACCCGAACCGCGATTTCGCGCTGCTGTGGGACGAGGAGCGTGGTTGGGCCGCCGCCGTCGAGACCCACTCCGGTGAAGACCTCATCGTCGTCCGCTATCTCGGCGGCACCGTTGCGCCGCCGCCCGAGCACGTAGCCCGCTTCGCCGAAGCCGTGCTGGCCGACGACCACACGGTCGGCACACCCGATCCGCCCCGCCTCCGGACCGCGGGACGCGCCGAGGAACTGATCGCCCTGCTCAGCGGGAGGGTAAAGCCGTGA
- a CDS encoding ANTAR domain-containing protein, giving the protein MNLDSERVDQATKVKQLEDALATRPVIEQAKGMLMVLRTCSADDAFTALREISQHTNVKLHDVAAVVVAAGTRSTAAVPQETTAAVLVELKSAEIWSAERTAPR; this is encoded by the coding sequence GTGAACCTTGATTCAGAGCGTGTGGACCAGGCCACCAAGGTAAAGCAGCTGGAGGACGCGCTCGCGACGCGGCCGGTGATCGAGCAGGCCAAGGGCATGCTCATGGTCCTGCGGACCTGTTCGGCGGACGACGCGTTCACGGCGTTGCGCGAGATTTCCCAGCACACGAACGTGAAGCTGCACGATGTCGCAGCGGTGGTGGTCGCGGCCGGTACCCGGAGCACGGCGGCGGTACCGCAGGAGACGACCGCCGCCGTGCTCGTCGAGCTCAAATCCGCCGAAATTTGGAGCGCGGAGCGCACCGCTCCTCGTTGA